A genomic stretch from Vulpes lagopus strain Blue_001 chromosome 11, ASM1834538v1, whole genome shotgun sequence includes:
- the FJX1 gene encoding four-jointed box protein 1, which translates to MRDAAAAAAAAAGLWLLALGSLLALRGGLPAPRSPPPADRLPRRPGPAPRPPPAPAPARDARGGSAKTFRALLTLAAGAGAGAGAGAGGAARGPPGGREGRAAVRGGVFWSRGLEERVPRGFSEAQAAAWLEAARGARVVALERGGCGRSSNRLARFADGTRACVRYGVSPEQIQGEALSFYLARLLGLQRHVPPLALARVEARGAQWAQVQDELRAAHWAEGSVVSLTRWLPNLTDVLVPAPWRSEDGRLRPLRAAGGELANRSQAELVDLVQWTDLILFDYLTANFDRLVSNLFSLQWDPRVMQRATSNLHRGPGGALVFLDNEAGLVHGYRVAGMWDKYNEPLLQSVCVFRERTARRVLELHRGRDAAARLLRLYRHHEPRFPELAALADPHAQLLQRRLDFLAKHILHCKAKYGRRPGT; encoded by the coding sequence ATGCGCgacgcggccgccgccgccgccgccgccgcggggctCTGGCTGCTGGCGCTCGGCTCGCTGCTGGCGCTGCGGGGCGGGCTCCCGGCGCCGCGCAGCCCGCCGCCCGCCGACCGGCTCCCGCGGCGCCCGGGGCCCGCGCCTcggccgcccccggcccccgccccggcgcgGGACGCCCGCGGCGGCTCCGCGAAAACTTTCCGGGCGCTGCTCACCttggcggcgggcgcgggcgcgggcgcgggcgcgggcgcgggcggcgcggcgcgggggcccCCGGGCGGGCGCGAGGGGCGCGCGGCGGTGCGCGGGGGCGTCTTCTGGAGCCGCGGCCTGGAGGAGCGGGTGCCCCGCGGCTTCTCGGAGGCGCAGGCGGCCGCGTGGCTGGAGGCGGCGCGCGGCGCCCGGGTGGTGGCCCTGGAGCGCGGCGGCTGCGGGCGCAGCTCCAACCGGCTGGCCCGCTTCGCCGACGGCACCCGCGCCTGCGTGCGCTACGGCGTGAGCCCCGAGCAGATCCAGGGCGAGGCCCTGTCCTTCTACCTGGCGCGCCTGCTGGGCCTCCAGCGCCACGTGCCGCCGCTGGCCCTGGCCCGCGTGGAGGCCCGCGGCGCGCAGTGGGCGCAGGTGCAGGACGAGCTCCGCGCCGCGCACTGGGCGGAGGGCAGCGTGGTGAGCCTGACGCGCTGGCTGCCCAACCTCACGGACGTGCTGGTGCCCGCGCCCTGGCGCTCCGAGGACGGCCGGCTGCGGCCGCTGCGGGCCGCCGGGGGCGAGCTGGCCAACCGCAGCCAGGCGGAGCTGGTGGACCTGGTGCAGTGGACCGACCTGATCCTCTTCGACTACCTGACGGCCAACTTCGACCGGCTGGTCAGCAACCTCTTCAGCCTGCAGTGGGACCCGCGCGTCATGCAGCGCGCCACCAGCAACCTGCACCGCGGCCCCGGCGGGGCGCTGGTCTTTCTGGACAACGAGGCGGGCCTGGTGCACGGCTACCGGGTGGCGGGCATGTGGGACAAGTACAACGAGCCGCTGCTGCAGTCGGTGTGCGTGTTCCGCGAGCGGACGGCGCGGCGCGTGCTGGAGCTGCACCGAGGCCGGGACGCGGCCGCGCGGCTGCTGCGCCTCTACCGGCACCACGAGCCCCGCTTCCCGGAGCTGGCGGCGCTCGCCGACCCCCACGCGCAGCTGCTGCAGCGCCGCCTCGACTTCCTCGCCAAGCACATTTTGCACTGCAAGGCCAAGTACGGCCGCCGCCCCGGGACTtag